In the Salvia miltiorrhiza cultivar Shanhuang (shh) chromosome 8, IMPLAD_Smil_shh, whole genome shotgun sequence genome, tatttcttCCCTctattttatgatttattgtAATTAAGGTTTTGTATTTTGTTTCTGAATATAACTgccattatttattttagtatgttgttagAATAAATTAATCGTTAtgcaatatttaaatattatgctTGATTaactattttatcaaaaatgtttaaattagattataattaaatatgcttgagcataaatataattatttataaatatatgtgaTACTATAATAATTAAATGACAAAATTATTCTAATGAGTGGAATGTAGAGTTGATTATTGGAGATGAAATAGAAGAAACTCCATTTTACTTAATTCTAACTAAGAGCATCTCAAGTGGGAGGCGTTATAAGATAGTCCCCACCTTGGCGCCTCCCTTTCTCCAGTGCATTGATGCTATAATAGGCGTTATAATcctcatttttatttaatctcatttttacttttctattttaatatttaacattttattaaagttaaaattaaacattacattaaGTAAATTGTTATAAATAAATGACTATTAAATTGACAAAACTATCAAACAAATTAATTGTACTAAATTGAAAAAGACATTTCCGAAAAAAATAGGACCACTATGAATTGCATTTGTCCGACTTGAAGACATACAGAGCTATTCGGTTTGAAATGTGATTTTGATGttcttttattctattttcttcttcttttttttttttttatttcaggCGCGCGCGTGAAATTTGCGCCGGAACAACCAGCAGTTCGAGTGCGCCGGCGTCGCAGCCGTCAGGAACTACATCAAGCCCAGAGGCCTTCTCCTGCCCCACTACAACAATGCGCCTCAGCTCCTCTATTTTTTCACATTATTTTcacattattttcttttattattttggatTAATCATAGGTTGTGTCTCAATTTTAAATctaattgttaaaataggaCTGTAATTTTCAATCTTTTTCAGAAAGAGAACTAGCTATATGTTactgaatttgaaaatgaagacTATAGCTTTCATTTTTCCACATCTAGAGACTAGACTCCTATTTCGGAACGTGATAGAAACTATAGGCCTtattttgatgtgttaaatatgaatataaatGTAAAAAACCGGAAGATATAGTCTTAATTTTCAAATTCTGTAATATATATGCCTCATTTTCAAGTAATTCGTAATATATACTCTTCTTTCTGAAAAACATCAAAAGTTACTGtcctattttaacaattagctcctCAATTTTCAGTGCTCTAGAAAAAATGGcctcaatatttttttacaatatttattatttaaatctaATACTTTATGTGCTCCTCGATATTTTCTTGATGGGCTAGTTGTTCAAATATTTATAGTTTGATTGTCGAAAAATGCAGGCAGAGGACTGCTCGGAGTAGTGATTCCCGGCTGCGCCGAGACCTTCGAGACCGAGATGAGGCAGCGAGACCATGACCGGAGCAGGAGCTTCGTGGATCGGCACCAGAAGGTCCGCCAGTTCAGGCAAGGCGACGTTATCGCCTTGCCGGCCGGGTTCACTCTCTGGTTTTACAACAACGGCGACGAGAGGCTCGAGACCGTCGCGTTGCTCGACACCGGCAACCAAATCAACCAGCTCGATCACGCATTCAGGGTGCGTTTTGCTTTGTTCTTcatttattatgataaattAATGATGTGAGTGGTAAAAAAAGATAGGAAAAATTTATCGCACAATTTTTTTATTCCATATTTTTAAGATAAAAAAGAAATCTAAAGAATATGAAAAGTTTATTATCAAGAACTAGGTTATATTAATACCTCATGATAATATTGTATGTTATTAATtacgtactccctccgttttctTATAAGTGTCTCATTTAgctcatttttttgtttctcaataagtgtcccatttcaaaagagtatatttatgacattttttctattttatccttatttaatacttgtatgaatataataattagttgtatatatacatttattatgataattactaaggttacaaatgtaaaatatcttattttattggtatgtgtATTTTGACTGCTATGGACACTTAATAACAAACGGAGGAAGGAGGAAGTAAGAATTAGAgtgaaaaatgtgagaaaatgaATTGTTCGAAAAAGATTTACATCATGATAGGGAAAAATTATCCCACCTTATAGAAAATTGTCCAAAATTTTAATGAAGTGGAAATTCAATTTTGATCATATGTAGCTGTAggattttgaataaattttcaAACGTAGCAGAAATCGACTCAATCGAATATATCCATTATTTGTACGATTTTGATCGATTGTTATATATTTCATTGGAAAGCTTATTGAGACggctaaaatgaaaaaaagagtGAAAATATATGTTCACTAAAATTTGGAAAGCTTATTCAGAcgactaaaatgaaaaaaaaagagtgaaaatatatattttccacGTGCAGAACTTCTTCCTAGCCGGAAAGCCACGAAGCACAAGGCTCCGAAAGCTACCGTAGCCGCCGGAGGGGAGAAAGCGAACAAAGCGAGAGGGACAACATTTTCAATCCATTCGACGACGAGCTTCTGGCCGAGATCTTCAACGTGGACATAGAGACGGCGAGGAAATTGAAGAGCCAAGACGACTTCCGAGGGCAAATCGTGCAGGCCGACAGGTTCGACATCGTCTTCCCCGGGCACGAGGAGGAGGAGAGGGAGAGCCGCAGGCGGGGCCGGTGGTGGGACAACCTCGAAGCCTCGAACGGGCTCGAGGAGACCCTCTGCAGTGCCAGGTTGAGGCTCAACTTGGATGAGCCGGCGCGGGCGGATGTGTACAACCCCCGCGGCGGCCGCATCAGCGCCGCCAACAGCCAGAAGCTCCCCATCCTCAGCTGGCTCCGCCTTAGCGCTGAGAAAGGGGTCCTCTACAAGGTAATGTTCGAATCCccacattttttttaagagagGATTAATAATGATTCTTCATTTTCTCGTTCGAGCTCTCGCCTTGAAAAAAATTCGTTTTTAAATAGAAATTTATTTGGTATTATTTTAcgtaaaaataatttttactattGAATTATGAAATGGAACAAGTTTTTCTATGAGtaaaatttatgtttaaatGGAACATCTATTTGCTACTGATTAATTATTGAGTTCCGAAAGGGGACAAGTCTTTTATGGatacaatttatttttaaatagaacagtttttaaaaaataaataattaatataagtaaataaagaaatttaaaaacttGCGCAACAGAGGACTTGAAACAAATAGAACACCTTTGTTAGGATGAAGACATTGTCTTGCTATTTTCATGTGAAGAAGAAATTGTCTTAATATTTGATGTATTTCACTTTTGTCTTATTATCAAATttgttattttaaaataaaagttatcataatataattaattataattaacatTTATAACCGAAAAAATTGaggtttaaaaaaattgtatatgtACACTAATTATAAAgttattaatcttaataaattattaactaataaattgaaattaaatactaaaataaTTGTATATTGTTCATAATATACCCTACTTAATAAAAGTGCTCcaattatttatgaaaaatctGAAATAAATTAGGATTCATCAGTATATTATATTGATTAGATCTATTTTATACATGCTATGCAGAATGCGATCATGGCGCCAACCTGGAACGCGAACGCCCACTCGGTGATCTACATCACGCGAGGGAGCGGCCGATTCCAGGTGGTGGGCCAGGCCGGGAAGGCCGTGTTCGACGGCGAGGTGAGGGAGGGGCAGATGATCATAGTCCCACAGAACTTCGCGGTGATAAAGAAGGCGAACGACGAGGAGGGCCTCGAGTGGATCTCCTTCAAGACCAACGACAACGCCATCGTCACCCCGCTGGCCGGCCGGCTATCGGCCCTCCGGGCAATGCCGGAGGAGGTGCTCATGAGCGCCTACGACATCTCGAGGGAGGATGCTAGGAATTTGAAGTTTAAAAGAGAGGAATCGAGGATCATGAGCTCGACTAGCAGGCGTTCATCGAGATATCCTAGCCGTCCATGGCCGATTGAGTATGCCTTGGATGTGATCAAGTCTATGATGTAAACAAACGTAAAAAGTAGATATTCCACCAAAATTAATGTAGGGTTTTTGGAATAATGAGGGCTTCGATGTGTAATATGATGGAATGTGGTTTCGTTTGAGTGAATAAAATTGGGTTGGTAGTCTTTTAATTCCTTTTTGGATTCTTCTACACAACTCACTTAAGCTAATCCGAAAATGAAAAGCAAATTATAGTTTGGGATTATTTAATTAGGAGGCGTTTACTTTTGCATGATAGATATATAAGATGTAcgattcaatatttttatttttaaaaataagattATTCCAATCTCACTCTTTTAATGGGATAACAATTACGCAAATAACAATTACGCAAAAGTAACGtaatgatagaaataattaaaGGCCTTAAGATATGCCAAAttaagtttcaatccatcaaaataaacaaaggattaattttactatttttatctatccaGACTAATCCTTCAAAACGCCtccttaataataaattatttaggaGGTTCGATATAGCACTTGGGATATAGTATTTTTTTCCCCCAACTTTGGTgttcattatatattttttactttcTTCGTCAATtttaatatgttttgatttagtttgattttataattattatctagGTTTCACTCATTCAATtaaggtttataattattttttatatatttaatttacctttttatatcttaaaaaatgattatttagcttgattattccaaaattagagtatattatttttttttaaattttattttttttaataaatgttaattagagttcataatacaATAGTAATTTTTTAGCTTATATGAATGATTAATACTGCAATAGTTATTAATTAATAGTGAAATACGATCGAACAATGAGACATAAAATTTGGGATAGAGGATTTCATTCGCCAAAACAATGGGTCCGTTTGTAGAAATCAAATGATATCACAGTGAAATAAATTTGCAACTATGAATATGTGGACgattatttattactattattgttgttgttaccATTAGGAAATGGAAAGAATTTATTATTAGCTTAAGGAAAACACTTGAAAGTGTAATCATGTATCCAAGAGAATGGTTTAAAAAAGGTCaagttatatattatataaaataaaaatcattttcaatCTTTAGACCGTGAAtatgtattttgaattcatcACTTTACTAAATGAATTTGTGATTTAGTCGTGCGGGATTCGAAATCTCATACATGGCAAAACTTTCACATTTTCtcaattcattaatttttcAACGAATTCATAATAGACTTCTTTTatacaataaatttaatttctatAATAACACTCCCAAtgtccctatatatatataaagtgcaAACATGAGATTTTAACGCTTTGACACCTCCATTGAAACTCATCCACACATGTAATCGAAGTAAATATTTTTAACCTGCAAACAAACACCTGCGCAGTATAGCTACAAGAGTATATATAGAGTCAgatgattttttaggacaataacttatgttgatttggaaattaggacaaaaactttcagacttgtaaaaataggacactaattttttttagagtaaaataagacattaattaataagcgtcataaaaataggacattgctcggccgataattggccgaaaaatgtcctgcgggtgcaagatttattaattagtgtcctattttactccaaaaaaaattagtgtcctatttttacaagtccaaaagtttttgtcctaatttccaaatcaacctaaaTTACTgccctaaaaaaccctcgaaatcagtatatatatgtataaattatatgataccatcaaaaatcaaagaaaaaaataaaatctgtaAATCATGCATGCATGAATGCCACATAGCGAAAATGGGAAATATAGTCATCAACCATGCATGCATAAAAAACAAGCACACGCATTCACACGTGTCGAGCCTCACCTCCCCTCCCCACTTGTATATAAATCCCCCTCTCCTCTCACTTCCATCAACACAaacacacctctctctctctctagcagcCATGGCTAACATAGctatctccctctctctctgcgtgagcctcctcttcctcttccatGGCTGCCTTgctcagcagcagcagcagttctGGCAGCGCATGCAGTCGCAGCAGCAACACCGCTTCCGCGCCAAGACCCAATGCCAAATCCAGCAGCTCTCCGCCCGCGAGCCCACCTTCCGATTCCAGTCGGAGGCCGGCGTCAGCGAGTACTGGGACGCCTCCAACGACGAGTTCGAGTGCGCCGGCATCGAGTTCGTCCGCCACCAAGTGCAGCCCAAGGGCCTCGTGCTTCCCTTCTACACCAACGCCCCAAGGCTCACCTTCATTGTcgaaggtgattttttttttttaaatcttgatATTGATTTTTTAAGGCATAATCTTAAATTAACCTTAATTTTTTATCCTATAATTTTTTAACTTGAATTTGAAAAATTAGATATATGTTTCCTCTAAGCAGAAAATATTTGTATGTATTGGTTTAGTGGTAGTGTGATTTATGTCTAAGACTAAAGGTCTCAAGTCTTAGATTTGAATGTGGACACACATGTAATGAGTTAATTGTTAAAATACGACCGTAATTTTTAgtgtttttttaaaaagaggACTGTATGTTatggaattttaaaataaggACTATATATAGCTTCCATTTTTTACGTTTACATTCCTATTTCGGGTCGTGATGGAAGCTATAATCCCCATTTTGATGTATTAAGAGTGTGAACAACGTAGATAagtataaattatatttgtaattttttgaaattaggCTAAAAAATTACTCCTGAGAATCAAATTCCGGACTATACAtactttaaaaatatttttttaagaataaattatatttgtaattttttgtaattttttaaatttacacTACTATTCTTCTTGAAATTAATTCCGATTTTGATTATTAGTTTCTGGTCATTTATATTATGCATTGAAATTTGCAGGTAGCGGAATTTTGGGGACTGTGATTCCGGGATGTGCGGAGACTTATGAATCCGAGGAGTCGGGATCGAGCTCGCGCTACTCCGGAGAAGAAGGCCGGAGGGGCGACCGCCACCAGAAACTCAGGCGGTTCCGCCGCGGCGACGTCATCGCCTTGCCGGAGGGTATCACCACCTTCGTTTACAACGACGGAGACGCCCCATTGACCTACGTGTCGATGATGGACATTGGCAATGACAACAACCAGCTTGATTTCAAATTCAGAGTAAgaaactaattaattataagggaaaaaaatagaatattcattttataattataaataaaggATATTTCCACCGTCTCTAAAAATTGTGGTCTTATTAATATATTAGTACGTACTAAAAAATTGTGGTATTTTCTTATTtgagaataataataatatatatgtatgataTTTTGTTGCAGAAATTCCTCCTTGCCGGAAACCCAGAATCCATCGATAGGCCGCAGGGAGAGGGAAGATACATGAGGAGGAGAGGCGAAAAAGAAGCGCAAGAAACACGAAACGTATTCTATGGCTTCGACGAGGAGCTTCTAGCGGAAGCATTCAACGCCGATCCGGAGCTAATGAGGAAGCTGCAGGGTCGGGAGGATGAGCGAGGCATCATCGTCCACGCCGAGAAGCTGAGGATGGTGCTCCCGGAGTGGGAAAGCGAGGACGAGGAGCGTCAAGACCAACGACGAGGCTACTATAACGGGTAAGAGATACATGAACAAAAGGTTATATTATCTTATGACAGTTTGCAAAAATAAGTCAATTTTTTTGGACAGGTAGAATTGGGGACCATTTTATTTCACAATTCAATGTCCGTGGGCCATATTTGGGACATATCAGGCTATTTTGCTTTTAATATGGCTCACGGATATCGAATTAGGCCCAAATGTGACCCCTAGACACccaaatctaaaataaaatgatCAAATTCTATAaattctaaaaaagaaaaaaatttacaaattgTCCTAAGATAATGAGCTAAAAATGTTTTAAGCTCCAAAAGAGTAATTATAAACTATAGCCACATACATTTGATTAAAGAGAGACTTTGGGTACCTCAGGTTAGAAGAAACCTTCTGCTCATACAAAATCAAGAGGAACTTGGACCACCCGACGAGCGCCGATCTCTACAACCCACGCGGCGGCCGCATCAGCAACGTCAACAGCCAGTCCCTCCCCATCCTCAACTACGTCCAGCTCAGCGCGCAACGAGGGATCCTCTACAAGAACGCCGTTGTCGCGCCCCAATGGTGCACGAACGCCCACTCCGCCATGTACGTGACCCGAGGAAGCGCCCGAGTTCAAGTGGTCGGAACCCAAGGAAGGTCGGTCTTCGACGGAGAAGTGAGCGAGGGGCAGCTCTTGATCGTACCACAAAACTTCGTAGTCGTGAAGAAGGCTAGCCAGGAAGGATTCGAGTGGATCGCGTTCAAGACCAACGACAACGCCATGAACGCGCAGCTCGCCGGCCGGCTCTCGGCCATCCGAGCAATGCCGAACGAGGTTCTGATGAACGCCTTCGGCATTTCGAGAGACGAAGCTAAGAGCTTGAAGTTTGGGAGGGAAGAATCCACTCTTTTTAGCCCATCGCAGAGATATGCATAAATCTGGGTGTAGTGAAATTTTGTGGCAATAAAAGATGCATCTCCTCGTTGTGGAAATGTGTGAATTAACGAGTTTTGTTGAACTATAGTAGCGCAATAAAAGAATGTTACTGAAATTAGAGAAGAATGGTGATTTCGCGATTTTAGTTTCTACAAAACTTGATAATAAAAAGTGAACTAATAAAATAACTACTTTAAAATATTGAAGATAAAACTTAgccattaattaatataaaaaataaaaataaagcaaCACACTCTTTTTAATTAATGCAAAAGGAGTAAAAGATGTgaaacatgtgaaaatatatatttctacCCTATAAAACTTGTAAAAAGTGgggaaaaatggtgaaaatatatgttttccactcttttccatcaaagagaacgcgcccctaaaagaaaaggagaaaaagatGATAGAAAGAAGAAAACAAGGATATAAAAGTTATGCTTAATAATGCTAGAACTTGTAAGATTCTAATTGTGATGCAAATTGAAACTTTGTTTTAATGTTATATGATATGATGCATTAATTGATATGATGCTCTCTGCTTATTTATCGCCTCGAAGTTGGATGGATTATTTAAACATCCTCTACTCATACCATTCTTATCTATCTTATCCACTAAATCAAACTTCCCTTTAAAGCATTCTCAAGGCTGTATTAAAAGCTCAAATTAAAATAGAACTAGAAACAcaccaaaaaaaaaggaaaagaaaagcaAGAAAGAAAAAGTGCTCTGCCCAGAAAATTCAAATTGTAGTTTCATTACTACTTTCGTCTATGCAAAATGAAGTCTTGTTACTACTTTCATCTGTTTataaaaacaaggaaaaacaTGCAATTGATAAAGTAAAACCAAATATCCTGTCCTGCCAGTTAGAACTTACTTGCAAGATTCAAATGGTGATGCAAATTGAAACTTTGCTGTGTTATAATATGATATGCTCAACATTCTTTCATTGGTTGCTGGGATTGGGTTCAACTTCCACAGCTGCTGAATCCTCTGTTTCACTATCTTCATCTTCAACATTGTTGTCTGAATTATTTTTGTCATCATCCTTCTCTTCAGACTCAACAACTACACTGTCATCATTCTTATTCTTCCGCCTTGTCTCCATGCTCCTCAGAAGCTCCCCTATCTCTGCCATGGCTTTAGAATCATACTCACTGCAATCAAGTATTAATGTTAATTTGGAGTTAAAACAATAACAGATAGTTCAACTTTGATGGGATGTAACTAACAATAAACAACATGCAGTAAGGCTGGACTCTGGAGTGTTGGATATTATGAAATCAAATTAATAGCTTTCTGAAGAAAAGATCATAAAAACAGAACAATAGACACATGCCTGAGAGATTGACATTTATATATCCTCATGTCATTTTGAAGCTTATTTGATTCTATTAGAAAATCTATAACAAAGCTCAAAATGGCTCAATAAGAGCTTGACAGTTACTCAAAATGCCCCTCCAAATCCACCTGAAAAGTAGACAAGAAATGAGGTACAAGATTCACATTAGCCAAGAAAAGTAATACCACTTTTGTGTCTATGGGCATAAATAGTGTTGTGAATCCTTAGTTTAGAAGTGATCTACTCAAAATAATTCCTTACAATGATCAATAAAGTTTGAGTCTTTGAGATTCATATCGATTGTGAAACAAATTGGTATCCAAACATGCATCTTCTTCAACCCTCGACATAATATATAATCCTATCAACTAAAGTTCAAACAAAGAATATATATGgaattactaaaaaaattatgaaaataagttGAGCAAGTCATCATGGAGAAAATGGATACTCACTTATTCCTTCACTAGATCGCTTGCTTCACCTTCTTATTCTTTAGAGGCATGCACGGTTTCCTCGTTTCATTTTCTACTGTTTCACTTGGTTCCTTTCAGTTTCTTCAGGTTTAACTGTATCAacacaaagaagaattaatGGAAAAAAGCTGAATTGACGATTCGCTGTAAAAAAGTGTAAacaaactcaaaataattaatctCCTATTGCATGTTTAAGCATACAAGCAGAAAGAACGTAtattgtacgtgtaattaatgttattttaattttgaaagtGACACATGCGGTGCGCTAAATCTCGATCCCCAAACTAATAGCAATTGAATTAGAAACTCCATAGAATAAGATAATAGTAGATTTTACTAGGCTACTTCAATTTTTGATAAGTCGAATTTTTTCAAATGAAATACACATGCAACTGTTTCTATAAAAGATATTTGATACTCACCTTCACCGTCATGGTCAATGCGTTTGTATCCATTAACTTCGAGGCGCCGCATTGCATCCACAGTCTCCAAACTCAACTTAGGAACGCCTCTAATATACAAAAATTTTAGACGAGGGAATATAGGGAGGGATGTGATTGTGAAGCTTCTTCCTTCTGATTCTTCTTCTCCCCACCTATCTGATATTTCTCTCAAATTCGGGCACGAACTTATTTCCAAATAAGAGAGAGTCTCGCTGTTACTCAATAACCAATCAGCTGGCAGACATTCCACACCGATTCCATCAATTGACAAATATTCAAGACATGACGAGACATGACTTGGAACACTCATCAATTGCGGGCAAACATAAATTTCCAAACATTGGAGGCGAGGAAATAGCTTGACTTCACTTCCATCCGAAATTTCTATTTCTGCCCACTCTGCCAGCTTAGGCATGTATTTCAATTCCAACCTCTTGAGAGCTGGAAAAACAATGCGTGTGTCCTTGTTCACCATTCCGTAGAATGATGAATTTATACTCTTCAAATTGCTCCATCCTCCCAACACAAGGGACTTGAGATTGGGCAAGTGCACCAACATTGGGATCTCTTCACATTCATTGCAGCAAATGAGTGATAATGACATTAAGTTGTTAAGTAGCACCCAAGAGCCTTGAGGCGCATCTCGAACTGACATCTTCTCAGTCCATAATGGAAATCTTTTGCCTTTGTAATTGGAAATCTTTAACTCCCTCAGATCTGAGTGAGGTTGAAGGCCTTCCAATACATCCTCATCATTTCTTTCACCTTCTCTTCTGCCATATCTATCCCATTCCAAACACAAGGTCaatatttttgactttttgaataAATTGACTTTCCAAGCCTCTTCCTTGTCATGAACCCTTTCCAGATTCCAAATCCATAGCTCTCCTTTAAGATTATTCAAACTTCCGAGCTCTTCAATTTTGCAGCCATTCTCGTCGCCCACTGGAAAGTACTTTAGCGTTTGGAGAGAAGTTAATCTCCCAATTCCCATAGGCAAATACTCTACATTGTAATCAATATAAAGATGCCTCAAGTTAATCAAGTACTTAATCGTACTTGGCAGTTTTCTCCTAATTCTGAAATCTGATGAGTCTACTCTCAACGTCTGCAAGTGAAAGAATTCACCAATCCAATCCGGCAAAACTTCAATACTTGTCTTTGAAATGTCAAAATCTCTCAAATGTATCAACTTTTGAATCGAACTTGGCAGCTCTTTAACTTGATATCCAGACTCAAGACGTAAAACATGCAAACTTTCCAAGTCTGAGAAGTTGATACCAGAACTACTACCACTGAATGATATTAACAATGTTCGCAAATATTTTGCCATTTCTTTTGAT is a window encoding:
- the LOC130999806 gene encoding 11S globulin seed storage protein Ana o 2.0101-like translates to MANIAISLSLCVSLLFLFHGCLAQQQQQFWQRMQSQQQHRFRAKTQCQIQQLSAREPTFRFQSEAGVSEYWDASNDEFECAGIEFVRHQVQPKGLVLPFYTNAPRLTFIVEGSGILGTVIPGCAETYESEESGSSSRYSGEEGRRGDRHQKLRRFRRGDVIALPEGITTFVYNDGDAPLTYVSMMDIGNDNNQLDFKFRKFLLAGNPESIDRPQGEGRYMRRRGEKEAQETRNVFYGFDEELLAEAFNADPELMRKLQGREDERGIIVHAEKLRMVLPEWESEDEERQDQRRGYYNGLEETFCSYKIKRNLDHPTSADLYNPRGGRISNVNSQSLPILNYVQLSAQRGILYKNAVVAPQWCTNAHSAMYVTRGSARVQVVGTQGRSVFDGEVSEGQLLIVPQNFVVVKKASQEGFEWIAFKTNDNAMNAQLAGRLSAIRAMPNEVLMNAFGISRDEAKSLKFGREESTLFSPSQRYA
- the LOC130997022 gene encoding LOW QUALITY PROTEIN: 11S globulin seed storage protein 1-like (The sequence of the model RefSeq protein was modified relative to this genomic sequence to represent the inferred CDS: inserted 2 bases in 1 codon), which encodes LSKNAGRGLLGVVIPGCAETFETEMRQRDHDRSRSFVDRHQKVRQFRQGDVIALPAGFTLWFYNNGDERLETVALLDTGNQINQLDHAFRNFFLAGKXHEAQGSESYRSRRRGESEQSERDNIFNPFDDELLAEIFNVDIETARKLKSQDDFRGQIVQADRFDIVFPGHEEEERESRRRGRWWDNLEASNGLEETLCSARLRLNLDEPARADVYNPRGGRISAANSQKLPILSWLRLSAEKGVLYKNAIMAPTWNANAHSVIYITRGSGRFQVVGQAGKAVFDGEVREGQMIIVPQNFAVIKKANDEEGLEWISFKTNDNAIVTPLAGRLSALRAMPEEVLMSAYDISREDARNLKFKREESRIMSSTSRRSSRYPSRPWPIEYALDVIKSMM